Within the Thermoanaerobaculia bacterium genome, the region AGCGCTGGCGCGGCACGGTGGAGGAGATTCCGGACAGCGTGCAGGGCCGCCGGTTGAAGCCGCAGGACCCGGGCAAGCCTGCCGACACCCGGGTCCTGCCGGTGAAGATCCGCCTCGACGAGCCGACGCCGCTCAAGCTGGGTCAAAGGGTCGAGGTCGAGATCGGCGGGTGATCAAAGCAACTCGACAGCTGTCGAGTTGCAGAGATCAACCGAGCAACTCGACAGCTGTCGAGTTGCAGATTCCGGGCAACTCCATAGCTATGGAGTTGCCCGGATCAAATCACCTCACCAGACTTCGCACTTCGCCGGCGGGTTCATCGGCGTGCCGGGCGCGCACGAAAAGGCGCCGGCAAAGCCGGGGTGGTTCACCATCGGACCCTGAACGCGGAACTTCGAGGGCGAGTGCGGGTCGGTCTGCACCTGCAGCCGCTCCGCCTCTTTCGTCGCCTCGGCGCACCAGACCTGGGCCGCGGCGACGAAGAAGAGCTGATCCTCGGAGAGGCCCGCGACCGTCGGCCCCTCGCCGCGCTCCTTCTGGCGGGACTGCAGGACATCCCAGGCCTGCTTCAGGCCGCCGTTGTCGGCGATGTTCTCGCCCAGCGTCAGCTTGCCGTTGACCTTGACTCCGGGCTCGATCTCGTAGGCGCTGTACTGCTGCTCGATGCAGGCGGTGCGCTCCTCGAAGCCCTTGACCGATGCGGGCGTCCACCAATCGGTCATCGAACCCTTGGAATCGAACTTGCTCCCCTGATCGTCGAAGCCGTGGGTGAGCTCATGGCCGATGACGAAGCCCATGGCGCCGAGGTTCATCGCCACGGGGAAGTCCTTGTGGAAGAACGGCGGCTGCAGGATGCCCGCAGGGTAGGTGAAGGCGTTCTGCAGCGGGTTGTAGCTCGCGTTCACCGTCTGGGCGTTCATCCCCCACTCCTTGCGATCGACGGGCTTGCCGACCTGGGCGAGGAGTCGTGAGGCCTCGAAGCCGCGCGCCGCGACGGCGTTGGCGAAGAGCTGACCGCGGGTGATCGTGAGCTTCGAATAGTCGCGCCACTCCTCCGGATAGCCGATCTTCCAGGCGAGGGTCCCCTTCTTCACCAGCGCCGCCTGGCGCGTCGTCTCGTCCATCCAGGTGAGCGCCGGCAGCGAGGCCGCGAAGGCGTCCGAGATGCCGTGGATCATGTCGAGCGCGAGCTCCTTCGAGTTGCCGGCGAAGCGCTCCTTCACGTAGAGCTGGCCGATCGCCTCGCCCATCGCCTGCTCGGTGGCCTGGATGCAGCGCTTCCAGCGCGGCTGCGGCTCCTTCTGCCCGGCGAGCGTGCGGCCCTGGAAGTCGAAATGCTGCTGGTAGATCGCGTCCGGGAGGAGCCCCGCGGTGGCCGAGAGCGTCTCGTAGCGCAGGTAGGCCTTGAGGGTCGGGAGCGACGCCTTGGCGATCTCCTTCTCGAGCGCGGGGAAGAACTCGGGAGTCATGACGTTGATGGCGGTGAGGTCCGACTGGCCGAAGGCGGCGAAATAGCGCTCCCAGGGGAGCCTCGGCGTGAGCTTCGCGAGCCCCGGGGCGTCGAGGCGGTGGTGGAGCTTCTGCACGTCGCGCATCGCTTCGATCGGACGCGACGCCTTGGCGAGGGCGGTTTCGAACACCAGAATCGCCTTCGCCTGCTTCGCGGCTTCGGCCGCCGGCAGTCCGGAGAGGACCAGCATCTTCGCCACGTGCTTCTCGTAGGCGGCGCGCAGGGTCTTCTTCTCGGCGGCGGTCGAGAGGTAGTAGTCACGTTCCGGCAGCCCGAGGCCGCCCTGGGAGAAGTGCGCCACGACGGTGTTCGGGTCCTTCAGGTCGGCGAAGACCTCGGCGTCGAAGAACGGCGCCGCCTGGAGGCGCTGGATCTCGCCCGAGAGGACGAAGAGAGCGTCACGATCCGCGGCGGCGTCGATCTTCGCCATCCAGGGCTGGACGGGCGCGAGCCCGGCGGCTTCGACCGCCGCTTCGTCCATGCAGGAGCCGTAGAAATCGCCGACCTTCTGGCGTTCGGCGTTCCCGGCGGGGTTCTTCGCGGCGTCTTCGATCAGCCCCTTGAGCAGCTCGCGGTTGCGCTCGTGGATCACCGAGAACGAGCGCACCCACTGGTTCTCGTCGGCCGGAAGCTCGACCTGGTCGAGCCAGCCGCCGCAGGCGAAGCGATAGAAATCGCTGCATGGATCGGCCGTCCGGTCGAGCGAGCGCGCAACCGAAACCGCGACGTCTTCGATATTGAGGTTGGTCCCGGACGGCGCATCGCCGGCCACCTTGGGGGCGGCGGCGGCGAGCGGGGCGGCAAGAAGGGCAACGGACAGCAGAACGAAACTCGGGCGCATGGAGATCTCCTTGCCTCATTCTACGTAGGAGATGCACCCGGGTTCTGCCGTCCGAACGGGGAGGGCGGGGCCGATCGCTCCTCCACCCGCCCCCCTCGCTGCCGCCGGCCGGGTAGACTGCCCGGGCACGCACGACCTCGGAGGAGGACTCGATGAAGATCACCGTCAGGAACAACGGCTCACTGAAAGTCGAAGGAAGCGATATCGAGCTCGTCGATCAGGAGGGCCGGCCCTTCGGACTGGGCGGCCGGACGGTCATCTCCCTCTGCCGGTGCGGCAGGTCCCAGAGCA harbors:
- a CDS encoding CDGSH iron-sulfur domain-containing protein, translated to MKITVRNNGSLKVEGSDIELVDQEGRPFGLGGRTVISLCRCGRSQSKPFCDGSHNQGFDSVCPARDLPAPAPKG
- a CDS encoding M13 family metallopeptidase translates to MRPSFVLLSVALLAAPLAAAAPKVAGDAPSGTNLNIEDVAVSVARSLDRTADPCSDFYRFACGGWLDQVELPADENQWVRSFSVIHERNRELLKGLIEDAAKNPAGNAERQKVGDFYGSCMDEAAVEAAGLAPVQPWMAKIDAAADRDALFVLSGEIQRLQAAPFFDAEVFADLKDPNTVVAHFSQGGLGLPERDYYLSTAAEKKTLRAAYEKHVAKMLVLSGLPAAEAAKQAKAILVFETALAKASRPIEAMRDVQKLHHRLDAPGLAKLTPRLPWERYFAAFGQSDLTAINVMTPEFFPALEKEIAKASLPTLKAYLRYETLSATAGLLPDAIYQQHFDFQGRTLAGQKEPQPRWKRCIQATEQAMGEAIGQLYVKERFAGNSKELALDMIHGISDAFAASLPALTWMDETTRQAALVKKGTLAWKIGYPEEWRDYSKLTITRGQLFANAVAARGFEASRLLAQVGKPVDRKEWGMNAQTVNASYNPLQNAFTYPAGILQPPFFHKDFPVAMNLGAMGFVIGHELTHGFDDQGSKFDSKGSMTDWWTPASVKGFEERTACIEQQYSAYEIEPGVKVNGKLTLGENIADNGGLKQAWDVLQSRQKERGEGPTVAGLSEDQLFFVAAAQVWCAEATKEAERLQVQTDPHSPSKFRVQGPMVNHPGFAGAFSCAPGTPMNPPAKCEVW